The DNA segment GTATTGCCTCCATTAAAAACAAGCGCCACGCCTTGTATATCGAATTTTTAACTTAGCCATCCCAAGCTTTTTTACGAGTTTATCAAGCTTGTTGCGCCGCCGCCGTAGGTTGGGTTGAGGGACGAAACCCAACATCATTTTTCATCCCCTTTTGGGTCTAATGCAGCCGACGCAAAAAGCCACGCGGCTGATTCAGGAGAATATCATGGTTAGAATTCCAAAATACAGGGAACCGACGCATCCTGGAGAAATGTTGATTAAAGAATTTTTGATTCCAATGTCAATCACTCAGCGGGATTTGTCCAAAGCGATTCATGTTCCGTGCCGGCGGATTAATGAAATTGTTAACGGACGACGGGGCATTACGCCCAGCACGGCTTTACGTTTAGCTAAATTTTTCAATATGTCGGAAGATTTTTGGATGAATTTACAGCTTCGTTGGGATTTATATCGCGCGAAGGGCTTAGAAGAAAAAAAATTGTAAATGATAAGGCCCTGCGCATCTGCTGAACACACAGCTCATCTTTAAAAGGCATCGCCGAACAGCGCCATGCGCAGGGATTTTCAGGTTCGGCGCCTTGCGCTCGCGCCAGCGTCGCAAGTTGGGTTGAGGAATGAAACCCAACATCGCCTGCGCGCTGGGCGGCGTTCTTATTTCGGGGCCTTGGCGCGGCTGTTTCGCCCCCCTGCTTCTTTTTGGTTTCCCCTTCTTTTTTTTCGTATTTCCCATCCTTTTCTATTTCAGGCCGTTGCGGGCCATGACACAATATATTGAATTTTTGATTTGACACGCAACTATATATGGTATAAAAAGGCATTCCCTGTGGAATGGGGGAGAAGTCGAAAAAATGGCGTCGGAGTTGCGATTTGATTGGTTTTTTACGAAGTTTGTCAAGCTGGGTTAAAACAAAACACAGGATGAAGCGATGCCCAAAATCATAGACGATATAGATCCACATGTCGCCAAAGCCGTATCCCATTACTGGCTTTCCAGAAAGGCGCAGAAAGACAGGCAGGAAAAACGCGGAGCGCCTGACGCAGGTTTGAGGAGCGCGGTGACAGGCGGGGCTCAGATGGATGGCTTCATTCAGTTGTTCAAGAATTTGATTGTTGAGGGCGGAATTGATGAGCGGCGCGTCTTTGAAAAGAAAGCGCTCCAATTGCCGGGTTTTTTCAGGCCCACAAAAGAGTGGGATTTGCTGGTTGTCAAGAATGGCCGGCTGATCGTCGCGATTGAGGCAAAATCTCAAGTCGGCCCGTCATTCGGAAACAATTTCAACAACAGGACCGAAGAAGCGGTGGGGAGCGCCCTTGATTTATGGACCGCTTTTCGAGAGGGCGCCTTCAATGGAGGTCTTCAGCCATTTGTCGGTTATTTTTTTATGATTGAGGACTGTCAGGCGTCAAATCGACCGGTTAAAGTCAAGGAGCCGCATTTTAAAGTGTTTCCCGAATTCGTCGGCGCGTCCTATATGAAACGCTATGAGCTTTTTTGCCGAAAACTTATTCTGGAACGCCATTACACCTCATCATCCTTCATCGCGTCATCAAGCGATTCAGGCGTCCGGGGCGTTTACCATGAGCCTGCGAAAGACCTTTCTTTTAAAAGGTTTGCGAGCGCTCTTGTCTCTCATGCGGGGGCCTTTGTATGAGCCGGGATAATCAAAAAACCAAACAGAGACTTATTAACGGAGACGCAAGAGACCTGTCATTTTTAAACGATGAGTCTGTTCATCTGGCGATCACATCGCCTCCATACTGGAATCTGAAGCGCTATAATGACCATCCGGATCAATTGGGCCACGTCAATGATTATGAAGCTTTTTTAAGCGAGCTTGAAAAAGTGTGGCGGGAGATTTTCCGTGTGCTGGTTCCTGGGGGGCGGCTGGTATGCGTGGTCGGAGACGTGTGCGTTTCAAGGAGGAAATTCGGACGTCATCTTGTTTTTCCTTTGCACGCGGACATTTGTGTTTTATGCAGAAAAATCGGTTTTGACAACCTCAACCCCATTATCTGGCATAAAATCGCCAATGCCAGTTTTGAGGTTGAAAATGGATCCGGGTTTCTGGGCAAACCCTATGAGCCCAACGCCATTATAAAAAATGATATGGAGTTCATTTTGATGCAAAGAAAGCCCGGCGGCTATAGAAAGCCCACTGATCTCCAAAGGAAATTAAGTAAAATTGATAAAAAGAATTTCAAGTCATGGTTCCGGCAGATATGGCATATCACCGGCGCCTCGACCCGGAATCATCCCGCTCCATTCCCGCTTGAGCTTGCCTCTCGTCTGGTCAGGATGTTTTCATTCCAGGGAGATACGGTTTTGGATCCATTTTGCGGCTCCGGAACGACAATGGCGGCGTCCTTGATGCACGGAAGAAACAGTGTGGGGCTTGACATTGACGCCGAATATTGCCGTATGGCCGCCCGGATGTTGAAAAAAGAGAAAGGGGGCCTTTTTTTGAGAACGGAATTGTTATTTGAAAAGATGGTTTCGGACAGCGACGGCCAAATGCAGGTTTGCGAAGAGCCGGCTCTTTATGGGTAACTATGCACGGGCTTGAGATGGTCAATATATGATATCCGGACGGTCGGAAAGCAATGGGACAGGCCGGCAAGGCTGATTCGGCCGTAGCCGCAGGTTGGGTTGAGGAACGAAACCCAACATCGCTTGTGTGTGGAGTGGCGGTTTTATTCGGGGTCTTGCGGCGGCTGTTTGGCCCCCCTGTTTCTTTTTGGTTTCCCCTTCTTTTTTTCACATTTTCCATCCTTTTCTATTTCAGGCCGTTGCGGGCCATGGCACAATATATTGAATTTTTGATTTGACATGCAACTATATATGGTATAAAAAGGCATTCCCTTTGAAATGGGGAAGACGCTGGAAAAGTGGATTCATGGATGCGGATGGGTGTGTGAGAGAACGTGGGGTTGTAAGAATATTTGGGTGTGCTGCATGAGAATTTGCATGGTATTCAGAACTATACAATGATTTGTTAGGTGAATGTGGGCAGTATCGATTAAATGATCGCAACGTATCTCATATGAGAGATTCAGTGCCGTACGCTTTTTTAATAACCTGAAATTAAATAGAAAAACGACCTAAAAGGATAATCATTACTAACAGTGATTGCCCATTTTGCACAATACTTTGGCTGAAATTCAAAATTTTTGAATAAATTTTTACTTCAAATCAGATAAAAAGCCATTGCTTTGTAAGATATATTGGGTCGTAAATAGCATATTTGTCAATATTAATAGAGAGTTAAAAAAACGTACGGTAGTGAAATGAGAGAAAGGATTTAATTTTGAAAACTTACAACTTATTCATTAGCCATTCCTGGGCTTATGGTTCTAACTACGACCGTTTAATCGAACTAATAGACAATAGAACCTATTTCGATTTTAAAGACTACTCAGTACCTAAAAATGACCCTATTCATAATGCTCCAACTGATAAAGCACTAAGAGAAGCCATACAAAGGCAAATGTCTCCATGTCAAGTTATCATTATTTTGGCGGGTGTATATGCTACTTATAGCAAGTGGATCAAGAAGGAAATTGATTTAGCAAAAAGTGGTTTTGTTTCTCCAAAATCCGTTTTGGCAATTCAGCCATGGGGAGCCGAAAAAACATCTACCGTGGTGAAGGATAATGCGGATTTGATTGTTGGGTGGAACACGGAATCTATTATTAAAGGGATCAGGCAAATTGGTTGATGAAAATACATCAAGCATAAATCTCGAAAGAATGGGGCGTGGTGAATACGGAGAACTCTATGCGCCCCATGTTTTGGAGATTTATAAAATGTATGTAGATATGGCTGATAAAGTCAGTAGCAGAAGACAATCAGCCAATTCATACTTTTTAACTCTCAATACAGCAATAATTGCAATACTTAGTTATATCGAGCAATGTACTTCCCAAGTTATTTCTTCAAAGTATAGCTGGATCGTAAGCTTTGCTGGTATTATTCTCAGCTACTCGTGGTATAGATTAATTCGTTCATACAAAGACCTGAACTCTGGTAAGTTCAAGGTCGTTCATCATATTGAAAGAATGCTTCCAATAGCACCATATGATGCTGAGTGGAAAGCGATTGGTGAAGGAAAAGACAAAGAAATGTACCTCCCTTTCACAAAGGTTGAAATTAGAGTTCCATGGATTTTTCTATTTGTTCATGCATTTGTATTTATACAAAGCTTTCCATGGAAAAAAGTATGGCAATTTATCACCTAACGCCGCAAATGCACTCGGACGGCAAAAGCCGCTCCGCTCTGCAACTTTTGATAAACTCGTAAAAAATCAAAAAACAGGTTTTTTGTCTGTATAAACAACTGAAATTATTAGACCTGAATTTTGGAAACAGTCCAAAATCGGCTTTTTTACGAGTTTATCAACTTTTGCCGCCGGTGATTTGCGGCGTTAGGCATCAGAAGTGACGGAGATTGTATGACTTTAGTAGCAGCTTGGGTAAAGCAGAATAAAGGAGGTCAAGAATTATATGTTGCGAGTGATTCTCGTTTGAATGGGGGACAGACTTGGGATATTGGAACAAAAGTATTAGATCTTGGCAGAGGTGATGCTGTTATTGCTTTCGCTGGATTTACGTCGAATGCATATCCACTGATGTTACAGTTACAGAGCGCAGTGAAGATGCATCCTAAAGTTCGGTCAAGGGCCTACGATATCACGACCTTGAAAGGTCATGTTTTAAGAATATTTAATGCAATGTGGAGTGAAATTACTAATCTCCCAATGGGTCAACAAATTCCTGATCCTGCGGAGGTTAGTTTTATTTTAGCTGGCTACTCTTGGAAGGATAACTCTTTTAAAATTTGGACAGTTTATTTTCACTCTCAAAGTAACGAATTCCGGTTTCGCCGTGCTTCTTCTCATAGGAAAAAGGGAGGAGGAAATAAATGTTTTCAGTTTATTGGGGACCACGTTGGTTTCGCAATGAACAGGACCTATGAATTGTTACTAGAGAGAAAGCGGATTTCATTAAAAGGGATGGTAATGGAGCCTTTTGAAGTCTTATTAGAGTTTATCAGGGACGAAAAAAAACCTTCTATTGGTGGGAGTCCCCAAATAATCAAAGTTTATCCACATCTGAATACTTTACCTTACAATATTTATTGGCCAAACTGTGACTCTGGCACAATTTGTTTTGCTGGCCGGAAATTACTTCCGTATGAAAGAAATGAATTTTTGGTCATGGATCCGGATACTTTCGAAATTAAAACACCTTTATGGCCAGACGCTTTAGAGTATACAGCCTAACAAGTCGGTGGTAGGGACCGCCTTCCGCTACGCTCCAGGTTCCCTCACTGTCGCTCGGCGGCCTCACACCGCCAGCGTTACCGACGACTGTGTCACCGAAAATCGCGGCGCCATCTGACCAGCAGAACGTCCACTCAATCTTTTTGCGCGACCGACGGGCATCACCCGAAACGATCCGGAATAACAAAACCAAGGACTTTTAAAATGAAATGGCTGGAAATTCGAGCGCAATACCCTGAACAGTGGCTGCTGATTGAGGCGATAAAAGCGCGCTCCGAGAACAACAAGCGGATCATCGACGAAATAGAGGTTCTGGAGAGTTTCTCTGATTCAGCGGGCGCCATGGGCCGCTATTCGCAAATGCGCCGGAAATCGCCGAAACGCGAGCTGTATGTGTTTCATACTAGCCGGGAGACGCTTGAAGTCACCGAACGGCGGTGGATGGGGATTCAGGTGTCTCAGTGAGCATACGCGTGGAAAACGGTCTTCCATATGTGACTGTCTCATCAAAATCAAGGAAATGTATCAATGGCTGATATCCCGGATTCAATCAGAAAAAAACTGGCGGATTACGTCAGGGAGCTTAGTAAGCGCAATATCAACGTGAAAACCGCGATTGTGTTTGGCTCTTACGCTTCAGGAAAATATGATAAATGGAGCGATATTGATGTGGCGCTTATTTCCGACGACTTTAAGGGCGACAGCCTTCTTGACATTGAAATTGATCGCCAATCCCACGTT comes from the Candidatus Desulfarcum epimagneticum genome and includes:
- a CDS encoding Addiction module antidote protein, HigA family (fragment), encoding MGLMQPTQKATRLIQENIMVRIPKYREPTHPGEMLIKEFLIPMSITQRDLSKAIHVPCRRINEIVNGRRGITPSTALRLAKFFNMSEDFWMNLQLRWDLYRAKGLEEKKL
- the bstVIR gene encoding Type-2 restriction enzyme BstVI, which codes for MPKIIDDIDPHVAKAVSHYWLSRKAQKDRQEKRGAPDAGLRSAVTGGAQMDGFIQLFKNLIVEGGIDERRVFEKKALQLPGFFRPTKEWDLLVVKNGRLIVAIEAKSQVGPSFGNNFNNRTEEAVGSALDLWTAFREGAFNGGLQPFVGYFFMIEDCQASNRPVKVKEPHFKVFPEFVGASYMKRYELFCRKLILERHYTSSSFIASSSDSGVRGVYHEPAKDLSFKRFASALVSHAGAFV
- a CDS encoding Methyltransferase, whose product is MSRDNQKTKQRLINGDARDLSFLNDESVHLAITSPPYWNLKRYNDHPDQLGHVNDYEAFLSELEKVWREIFRVLVPGGRLVCVVGDVCVSRRKFGRHLVFPLHADICVLCRKIGFDNLNPIIWHKIANASFEVENGSGFLGKPYEPNAIIKNDMEFILMQRKPGGYRKPTDLQRKLSKIDKKNFKSWFRQIWHITGASTRNHPAPFPLELASRLVRMFSFQGDTVLDPFCGSGTTMAASLMHGRNSVGLDIDAEYCRMAARMLKKEKGGLFLRTELLFEKMVSDSDGQMQVCEEPALYG
- a CDS encoding Molecular chaperone Tir yields the protein MKTYNLFISHSWAYGSNYDRLIELIDNRTYFDFKDYSVPKNDPIHNAPTDKALREAIQRQMSPCQVIIILAGVYATYSKWIKKEIDLAKSGFVSPKSVLAIQPWGAEKTSTVVKDNADLIVGWNTESIIKGIRQIG
- a CDS encoding conserved membrane hypothetical protein (Evidence 4 : Unknown function but conserved in other organisms); this translates as MVDENTSSINLERMGRGEYGELYAPHVLEIYKMYVDMADKVSSRRQSANSYFLTLNTAIIAILSYIEQCTSQVISSKYSWIVSFAGIILSYSWYRLIRSYKDLNSGKFKVVHHIERMLPIAPYDAEWKAIGEGKDKEMYLPFTKVEIRVPWIFLFVHAFVFIQSFPWKKVWQFIT
- a CDS encoding conserved hypothetical protein (Evidence 4 : Unknown function but conserved in other organisms) gives rise to the protein MKWLEIRAQYPEQWLLIEAIKARSENNKRIIDEIEVLESFSDSAGAMGRYSQMRRKSPKRELYVFHTSRETLEVTERRWMGIQVSQ
- a CDS encoding hypothetical protein (Evidence 5 : Unknown function), with translation MADIPDSIRKKLADYVRELSKRNINVKTAIVFGSYASGKYDKWSDIDVALISDDFKGDSLLDIEIDRQSHVEDRQPHFTLDL
- a CDS encoding hypothetical protein (Evidence 5 : Unknown function) is translated as MCLALTLQENMINGAILMWRLFPTTLRATAFLTLKLIANPTLKIDSRISPLTYRSEDFDETDLFIKKIVKTGVPIV